From the Anabaena cylindrica PCC 7122 genome, the window CTAACGGCAAATTCAAATGTTCTCTCAGTTATATCTTGAGTCATCAACTGTAAAGGTAAAAATTCAAAGATTAAAGGACAAGAAAAATAGGAGCTTAGTGTTGAAGCTTTTAAATATAGCTTTAATCAAAGCTAACACACAATTCCCTTTCTGTCTTTCTTTTTACTTTTTACATTTCACTTTCTCTGTCTTTCTTTTACCTTTTTACTTTTTACTTTTTACTTGTAACTATGTTTTATTTAGTATGCTACGACATTGTTAGCGATACCCGCCGCAACAAGGTAGCAAAACTTTTAGAAGCCTACGGTTTACGGGTGCAAAAATCTGTTTTTGAGTGTGTATTAGATGAGAACCAATATACAAGTCTATCTAAATACCTAACTCGACTTGTAAATAAAGGTGAAGACCAAGTAAGATTCTATCCCATGTCTGCCCACACTCGTTGCAAAATAGCAGTTGTAGGAATGCAACCTGAGTTTGTTGTTGATGATGCGGCATTTATTGTTTAGTCGCTACAAGTTTTACACAGTATTTACTAAGATTAATATACCAAAATGACTGCTTGGCAAAAAGAGCGATCTCCTCCTGCTGCGTGACCAAATTTAAGTGATGAATCAAACACTTTTGACTTACTATTTCCTACTGCGTGACTATATCTGCGCTTGAGTCTAGTTAGATATTCACGTAAAGAATGAATATCAAATTCCGTCTCATTTTTACTTCCAAAGCTCAAAAACAACTTGACGCATTAGCTCATCAAGATCGTAAGCAATATCATAAGGCTTTTCAATTTCTATCAAAGTTTGGTTCATCATACCGCAGTTTAAGAACCCATCGTTATCAAACCAAAGGTGGTGATATCTGGAGTTCTTCTGCATCAATGGCGAAAAGATTCTATTGGCATTTTTTGGAGGAACACATAATTGTAGTCACACATTTAGATTCACACTAATCAAGTAAAAAGTTAAAAGATAAAAGTCAAAAGATAATCATCTGGAGAAATTTTGATATACCCCATTGATTTTGAAAACTTGAGTTTTTTCTATGGCGAAAACTATAGTTTACAACTTAGAGGATGTTTAAAAAGTGGTGGGTGATGTATTAAAAACGTTAGATCCTCCTAAATCCTCCTTTTTAAGGAGGACTTTGATTCCGGTTTTCCCCTTTTTAAGGGGGGATGTTGATACAACCGTAGACTTGTTCATTCATCCTCTTAGACGGGGTTTAGTTATATAAACGTTTCTTCCTACTTCTGTCTCTTTCTTTTTACTTTTTACTTTTTAACTTATTCCTATGCCCAACCCTCGTCCATTACAAATGCGAGAATTACGGCTAATTTCAATGTATAGCCATTGGGAATTTGGCATGACACCACAGCAATTCTACTCTAAATGGGCAGTTAGCTATGAGCAAATAGCCCTGATATGTTCTCGTTCTGATTCTACTGTTAGGGGCTGGTTTAGAAATGGCCGTAACCGGCGTTACCCAACACCTAATGATTTATTTCATCTAGGATTTATGGATTTTTTACTGGAACATTACGAGGAGATTCCTGAGGATATACAAAGCTTATTGCGCTTTGCTTGTTGATAGTATTTTACACACACAAAAGTATTCATCTGTCAATATCATGTAGACCTGTTTTGGTATATATCTCCTAAACTAATGTGATTTTAGGCAATTCAAAAGACATGATTCAGGCAATTTTCAGCAATTGTAAGAGGTTATTATGACCTATTTTGAGCAGTTACATCCGTGGTGCATAGTTCGTAATTTACCTAGTCAAGATTGCATAGTAGTAGCGAGATTTCGTCGTTACAATGATGCAACTGCTTACCTACAAGTGCTGAAAAGACAAGCGAATAATGTCAAGTTTGTAGTGAAATTTAATTCCCAAACCTGAATTGCTTGACTTCACAAGAAGTCGAACTAATGGAAACATTGGCATTTAACTCACGCTAGACGTGCTAAATCTCCAGTTAAAAATTATAACTGGAGATTTTTTCTTTCTTTTGCCTTTTTACTTCTTATTTTTTACTTCATCTAAGTGTATTTATGTAAAGATAATTTTATCTAAAGATGGTCTTATTTTACAATAACCAGAGTGACTTTTATTTGATTGAGGTGCGTTTGTAGCTGGCAAGATGCCCGCACTACAAGAATCTTATTATTTGTTACTAATGTTTGTACCATGCCAAACAGACACAATGTACGACAATACCTGCAAATTTCTAGCTGAAAACTTCTCCACTGACTTTGCCACCTGGCTATTAGGTAAACCTATCTCTCTTACCAATCTCAAACCATCAGAACTGTCAGTAGAGCCAATTCGTGCCGATTCCGTCATCTTTTTACAATCATCACAAATAATACTGCACATAGAATTTCAAACTCTTCCAGATGACGAGATACCCTTTCGCATGACAGATTATCGCCTGCGGTTATACCGGAAATTTCCTGACAAAGAGATTTACCAAGTCGTAATTTATCTAACGCGCAGTGGTTTACCTTTAGTATTTGAAACTAGCTTTGTCACAGGCAGACTGAGCCATGAATTTAACGTAATTAGATTATGGGAGCAACCCACGGAGGTTTTTCAACAATATCCAGGACTATTGCCATTGGCAGTTTTGACTAATACAAACGACTGTAGCCAAACTTTAAGTCAAGTAGCCAAACTAATTGATAATATTGAAGATAGAAGGATAAAAAGTAATATCACTGCTGCTACGGCAATTATATCTGGGTTAGCATTAAAAAAAGAAGTGATTCAAAGATTATTAAGGAGTGAAATTATGAAAGAGTCAGTAATTTATCAAGAAATTCTGCTGGAGGGTAAGGCTGAAGGTAAGGCTGAAGGTAAGGCTGAAGGCAAGGCTGAAGGCAAGGCTGAAGAAAAAACTCGCATAGCCTTAAATATGCTCCATTCTGGTATTGCCATAGATTTAATTGCCCAACTAACAGGATTATCTATACAACAAGTCCAGGAATTACAATAGTTATGTTTGTAGCTGGCATTTTGCCAGCACTACAAGATTTTTATTATTTCTCATACATCAAAACCTAATCAAATGAATTTTTATCAACGTAAGTTATATGCACTACTACAAGCACCTGAATTTGCTGATTGGGGAGATGGTGTATTATCTCAATTAGAATGTCTGACAAATGACCATGAGAATTTAAAAGCTTGGTGGAATGGGGTTAATAGCAATCAAAAAGGTGAAGATGCCCAAGCGATAGCTTCTGCCTCAGACCGCGTTAATCTATTTTACATAGAACGCAGAGAAAACCCACCACAAGTTACTGTGCGTCATCCGATAAGTGGACAAAAACAGCAAGTTACAACCTTACCGCCGCCAAGTAACACACCAGATATTAGCCAAATAAAAAATGAAATCGATCCCCAAAAAGTTTTCTGGTGGTTTTGGAGATTTTATCCAGAAATATTAGCAGCTACACAACCTGATGCCTTGTTATTTCCTGCACATACAGTTATCCCCGACTGTCCACTACATAGCCACCAAAGTACGGTATCAGCGTTGACAGGTGCAATGTTTCCAGAAGAGTGGGAAGAGGGAGACTCAAAAACACCTTATTTATTAATATTTTCCTTCTCACCAGTACAGGAATTTATCAAATCCTCGCGGAAATTCCTTGATTTTTGGGCAGGTTCATATCTACTACATTACCTCAGCAGTCGGTTGTGCTGGCATATTGCCCAAGAATTAGGACCGGATGCTGTGATTGTACCTTCCCTATGGAGTCAAGAAATAATTGATGCGTTGATTGTTCAAAAATATCCAGATTTTGGATCTGATTTTGAACGTCTCCAAGAAGATAAAAAAACCCCGGTGGAAAGGTTTACAGATAAAACATCCACCAGCTTAAGTACTGCTGGATTTCCTAATATGATTACAGTGTTGGTTCCGGGGAAAGAAGCAGCACAGAAATTGGGAACAGAACTAAAACTCAAACTAACCGAAGAATGGGTAAAGATAGGCGAAAAAGTGCAACTTTGTATCAGAGAAAAAGTAATTGAATATTTAAAAAAACAACCTACAAATATAGATAAAATATTAGAAGAAACTTTTGGTGATTTAACTGAATTATCAGATGAATTCCTCAAACCCTATAGACATGAATTGAGACTTATTCAACAAGAAAGCTGTTGGGAGTGGAACAAACTCTGGAATGAACAACTCAAGCATACTTGGGAACCTTACTGGGCTGCGGTTCCTTTAGGAAGTCCAGACTTACCATTAATTAAAGATAAAGAAAATAGTATTTTTGATGAAACCTGGATTAAAGTTCAGCAAGAAATCGCCTACGCATTGATAGATTTACCTTCCGAAGCTGAAGCCAATGTTTATAACACTCTGAATGTGGGGACTTGGTGGGGAAGCCTACAACAAAGATTGCGGATATGTCTGATTGCAGTCAAAAATACTCGTAATTGGCAAATCCCCACCGCACCAGGGGAACGCTCAACTATATCTGGACAATTTAGTGCTGTTCACCCCCGTTTTAACTATACCAAATTTGCAGAAGGAGCCGGGACTCATGCTAGTTCAATGCGCCTATTTTGGCTACTAATTTCTCAAGCATTTCCAGGATTGTTTAATGGTTCTGAAAAGTTGAACGCTTTGGAACTCACAAAGCGAATGGCGTGGGTTTATGGGGGAGTTGCAGAAGAATTGGGAGTAAAAATTGTTGACGAATCTTTGTTAAATGAAGAAGATATTAAAGAATTTGAAACTGATATAGACGTAAAAGAAATTGATTACGAGCAGTTAATCAGATTTCCTAATCTAAGTTCAATTGCTGCTGCCCGCTTTGCTTCTGAACGTCCTGATTTACTAGAAAAATATTGGCAAAATTTAAACACACTACTTAAAAAGTATTGGGATCAGCAAGTTACCAAAAAAAA encodes:
- the cas2 gene encoding CRISPR-associated endonuclease Cas2 encodes the protein MFYLVCYDIVSDTRRNKVAKLLEAYGLRVQKSVFECVLDENQYTSLSKYLTRLVNKGEDQVRFYPMSAHTRCKIAVVGMQPEFVVDDAAFIV
- a CDS encoding Rpn family recombination-promoting nuclease/putative transposase translates to MYDNTCKFLAENFSTDFATWLLGKPISLTNLKPSELSVEPIRADSVIFLQSSQIILHIEFQTLPDDEIPFRMTDYRLRLYRKFPDKEIYQVVIYLTRSGLPLVFETSFVTGRLSHEFNVIRLWEQPTEVFQQYPGLLPLAVLTNTNDCSQTLSQVAKLIDNIEDRRIKSNITAATAIISGLALKKEVIQRLLRSEIMKESVIYQEILLEGKAEGKAEGKAEGKAEGKAEEKTRIALNMLHSGIAIDLIAQLTGLSIQQVQELQ
- a CDS encoding type III-B CRISPR-associated protein Cas10/Cmr2, with translation MNFYQRKLYALLQAPEFADWGDGVLSQLECLTNDHENLKAWWNGVNSNQKGEDAQAIASASDRVNLFYIERRENPPQVTVRHPISGQKQQVTTLPPPSNTPDISQIKNEIDPQKVFWWFWRFYPEILAATQPDALLFPAHTVIPDCPLHSHQSTVSALTGAMFPEEWEEGDSKTPYLLIFSFSPVQEFIKSSRKFLDFWAGSYLLHYLSSRLCWHIAQELGPDAVIVPSLWSQEIIDALIVQKYPDFGSDFERLQEDKKTPVERFTDKTSTSLSTAGFPNMITVLVPGKEAAQKLGTELKLKLTEEWVKIGEKVQLCIREKVIEYLKKQPTNIDKILEETFGDLTELSDEFLKPYRHELRLIQQESCWEWNKLWNEQLKHTWEPYWAAVPLGSPDLPLIKDKENSIFDETWIKVQQEIAYALIDLPSEAEANVYNTLNVGTWWGSLQQRLRICLIAVKNTRNWQIPTAPGERSTISGQFSAVHPRFNYTKFAEGAGTHASSMRLFWLLISQAFPGLFNGSEKLNALELTKRMAWVYGGVAEELGVKIVDESLLNEEDIKEFETDIDVKEIDYEQLIRFPNLSSIAAARFASERPDLLEKYWQNLNTLLKKYWDQQVTKKNDLETYKQQKRDFYSKTRRPFHISNTDAEIKIKLPHLRKSYNGVMFSGKWLADDMGLKGDAVAELKNLVDKAHSDTGFGDSSPADWWVIILADGDSMGSYVSGEKLKKYRFYVEEDTVDKTHDNFDNNLFNQFLQETTKRMGPATHVGLNRALLDFSNRLVPYLTEKRFCGRVIYSGGDDVKVVLPLEDLPEYILSLRAAWCGGEDPHQEFTNSRNDTENKVTGYWHPTDKVKGLPKRPHFTMGKDATMSAGVIIAHKSVPLPTVLESLWEAEGERAKKIPGKDGLCFRVIYGGGNQLEALMKGELLETWWEWVKEYETYQEKLSPLLYRLAEELPRRAAITDNYYLFSKAAKVIMDSRDSSKQLEPTFAKIEKWLDKWEDWVKSASQNNLEPIGTTPEDLGKILRFTAFWIDKRVERLKWGEK